A segment of the Oncorhynchus tshawytscha isolate Ot180627B linkage group LG06, Otsh_v2.0, whole genome shotgun sequence genome:
ttcgcagtacacgtcctgttaATCAGTCTGGCCCTGCTGCGTTACGAATGTTgagctgtttaaaggtctttctcccatcggctgcggagagcgtgatcatacagtcttcaggaacagctggtgctctctgcatgtttcagtgttacttgcctcgaatcgagcatagaagtagtttagctcgtctggtaggcttgtgtcactgggtagctctcggctgtgcttccctttgtagtctgtaatggtttgcaagcccggCCACATCCTACgtgcgtcagagccggtgtagtacgattcgatcttagtcctgtattgacgctttgcctgtttgatttttCGTCGGAGGGCATTGCGGTATTTCTTAAAAGCTTCAgagttagagtcctgctccttgaaagcggcagctctagcctttagctcagtgggaatgttgcctgtaataaaTGTTTTCTCGTtgaggtatgtacgtacggtcactgtggggccgaagtcatcgatgcacttagtgatgaagccaatgactgatgtggtgtactcctcaatgccatcggaggattcccggaacatattccagtctgtgctgcaaaacagtcatgtagtttagcatctgcttcatctgatcacttttttattgatcgagtcactggtgcttccttctttaatttttgtttgtaaggaggaatcaggagcatagcattatggtcagatttgccaaatggagggcgagggagagctttgtatgagtctgtgtgtggagtaaaggttttACAGAGTTTtttctcctctggttgcacatttaacatgctgatagaaatttggtaaaacggatttaagcttcccctgcattaaagttcccgACTACAAGGAGCACCAGGGTGAACgttttcctatttttttttatgacggaatacagctcattgagtgcggccttagtgccagcctcagtctgtggtggtatgtagacagctacgaaaactctctaggtatatagtgtggtctacagcttatcatgggacactctacctcaggcgagcaaagcCTTGaggcttccttagatatcgtgcaaataacaaaataactaatgtaaaatatacccGTAAAATGTATGTAGGTTCaaaacttttgtgaaacagcacagttgagAAATATATGGCAAATGGAAATCAAAATGATATGGGCTTCAGAGATagatgaaggatgggactaaaaacaaacaaaagataactattgtaattgtaaaatatactgtgtccataaaatgtatatagtgtggaagtagaagcctaagtgttgtccattagtttactccaattaaggAGGGGTGGTAAGGATATGGGAAAAAATAAAGGAACATATAAGAAAcaaatatatgtataatatatatttacTAAAAAAGGTATATGGGGGAGTGGAAATAATGCAGAAAATTACATTGGTAAAGCCAAAATCTATCTTAAATATTACAGCTGATCTACCCCTATAAATATTATAAATGAAAGCAGATACTTTACATCCCTTGTAGACTATTTATTAATTTCCAACCATTCATAACACGTTACTGAAAACACAAATAAAAAATTGCATTCACAATTCAAGTGTTCCTGGCTCGTACGGCTAAATTGAAATGGGAACTATTAACCAACAAAACAATGGGTATTTATGAGAGCCGCATCATAAACATCTATGGCATGCAATATAGTGAATAGGCTGTAAAACACAAGGTTGGAGTTTACTGGGAAATAACAAAGTATTCAACAAACAATCTCTAAACATATATTACACTACAGTAAATATACTATTATTATAATATGGTATAAACAACCTATATACAACCTGTGAGAATGTCAAAAGTAAAATGACACAATGGCAAACTCGTAGTAATATTCTGTAGTAAAGCACATTGAATTACACTACAACAGGACTGATACAACATGACTGATACAACATCTTCTCTGTTGTACCAGTCCTGTTGTATCAGTCCTGTTGTACCAGTCCTGTTGTATCAGTCCTGTTGTATCAGTCCTGTTGTATCGGTCCTGTTGTATCGGTCCTGTTGTATAGGTCCTGTTGTATAGGTCCTgctctgaccttagatatctctgttttatttgtattttggttaggtcagggtgtgacgagggtgggtatgcaagtttttgtattgtctaggttttttttttaTGTCTAGGGATTTTGTAGTTCTAGAATCATAAAACACGGGacgagatgttaaaaactgtccattgtgccaatagatggaatgcactcgcatgagatttgccgtgatgttgacagagtggcatgggaggtttatttcttagactgggttaagatgtcaattttgggacacatcctcagtagtgtgctttcgaatcagtgggtgtttcggcctttaatcactaaacacccCATCAAAGGTGGCCAGCTAAAGGGTGATCAAGCCTTAGCTAGCTTAGCTAGCTTAGCTAGATTGTGCCTCCAGGTGTAGCAGCTTTGTGAGAGGCTGGTCTTGCAACCTGTCATTATATGCCTGGGAGTCGCTGGAGCTGGGCAGAGGGGGCAGGTCGAGTCCTCGCCATACCATTGATGTAGATTTTTTGGTGATGGAAGCACATCATAAACAGCTCTTATGATGAAGCTGATGTTGCTTGCCTCCATTTGCCAAAGCTCACTCCAGttgatctttctcctctccaggcctTCCCACCGCGTCCATTGCCCTTGTTTAGCAAGAGAGACAGCCTTTGCACTTCTTgcagtctcctcctgtctgcgCACCTCCTCAACCACCAGCTTCCTGCGTTCAGATGTTGTTGCCTTATGGAACGTTGGTTTGCTTGCTGCCAGGCCAaagcctcctcttccatgctggaTATTCCCCACAATGTCTTGGTGTCTCAGGGCTGATGTTGCTTGCTGCACAGCCTTGGATGATGTCCATTTCCGTCCAGtttgtaggggaggtgcagccttGCTAATGGTCTGGTCTTTGGAGTCCTTCAATGTAATCTTAAGTCTTACTTTAGAGCACTTGTACTCCTCCGTTAGACTTGTAAGAGGTAGTTCATGGACCCCTTTGCCATAGAGGCCGATGTTACTCAGGCATCGTGGGACACCCAGCCATTTCTTCACGTATGAGGTAATGGttcgctccatcttctccactgttgttatTGGGACCTCATAGACGGTGAGTGGCCACATTACCCGGGGGAGAAGTCCAAACTGTAGGCACCAAAGCTTGAGCCTCCCAGGCAGTAGGGTCTTGTTGATGTTCTCAAGACCGTCGGCGATGTCCTGCCTTACTTGCTGCACTTGATCTTTACCCGGAGGCTTTCGTTGTACCATCTACCCAGGCTCTTGATGGGTTGCTCAGACACCGTTGGTATCGGGTCATCTCCAATGCAGAACCTCACATCTTTAAGCTGTCCCTTGACTATGGAGATGCTTCGAGATTTGCTTGGCTTGATTTTCATCCGGGCCCACTTGATGTTATCCTGCAGTTTTGCAAGTAACCGCCTGGTGCATGCTGcagtggtggtcagtgtagtCATGTCATCCATGTATGCTCGGATAGGTGGGAGACGTAGCCCTTCCTTAGTTCTCTCCCCGCCGACCACCCATCTCGATGCCCTGATGATGACTTCCATGGCCAGAGTGAAGGCCAGAGGAGAAATTGTACAGCCTGCCATTATGCCTACTTCCAagcgctgccatgttgttgtgaaGTCAGGTGTTGTGAAACACAATTGCAGGTCTTGGAAATAGGCCTTTACCAGTGTATTGATGGGTTCTGGTATGTGGAAAATGTTGAAGGATTCCCAGAGGAGTTCATGGAGAACTGAGCCAAAGGCATTGGCCAGGTCGAGGAAGATGACATAGAGGTCTCTCTTGTCCTTCTTAGCTGTTTGGATCTGGTGCCAAATCATACTAGTATGTTCCAGGCAACCAGAGGAACCAGGAATGCCTGCTTTTTGTACAGATGTATCAATGTACTTGTTCCTTTCCAGATAAGTGGACAGCCTCTGTGCTATTATACTGAAAAAGGTAatgtgtatgtctatggtggcctgatacggttcccaatcagagacagctgtttatcgtggTATTTGTTCACATATTTGggtagccattttcccttttgcgtttgtgggttcttattctatgtttagttgcctgtctgcactattcgtattagcttcacgtttcattaattttgttgttttgttagtttgttcagtgttctttctttattGAAAGAAAAATGTACGtatacaacgctgcaccttggtctccttcgtataacgaacgtgacagaagatcccacgcCAAAAGGACCAAGCATTGTGGTAAGGAGGAGCAGCGTTTAATgagagaaatggacatgggaggaggtcctggatggagcaggaccctggacgcaggctggggagtatcgccatCCGAAGGAAGACATAGAGGCGGCGAAAGCAGAATGGCGATATTACAAGGAGTTGTACCAACGAGACaagtacgagaggcagccccataAAAATGTTTGGGGGGAGCACAAGGGGatattggctgagtcaggttgaagacctgagccaactcctcgtgcttgcCGTGAGCGGCGTATGACTGGCCAGACACCGTGTTATGCCATGATGTGCATGGTGTCTTCAGTTCGCATTCATAGCCCGGTAGctccattccagctcctcgcatttgcaGGGCTAGAataggcatccagccaggacggatggtgccggctcaacgctcctggtctccagtacacctcattggaccaggatatcctgcgccggctttgcgtactgtgtctccggtgcgtctgcacagcccagtgcgtcctgtgctagcgccccgcacttgccgggctcaagtgagcatccagccaggatgcattgtgccagctctatgctccagatctccagtgcgcctccacagtctaGTACGTCCTGTGCATGtttcccgcactcgccctgaggtgcgtgtcaccagcccggtgccacctggtCCCACGCACCTgccctccagtgcgcctccacagtccagagcttccggcgacagttcccagtccagagcttccgacgacagtacccagtccggagcttccggcgacagcacccagtccagagcttctggcaaCAGTtctcagtccagagcttccggcgacatttcacagtccggaacctccaacgatgggccacagtccggaacctccaacgacgggccacattCCAGAACCTCCACAgatggtccacagtccggaacctccacaGATGGTTCCCAGTCCAGGGTctccagcgacagtccccagtccggggttTCTAGCtacggtccccagtccggtgtttccagcgatggtccccagtccggggtctccagcgacggtctccagtttTGGGTCTCCAGTGACGGCCCCCAGTCCGGAGTCTCCGCGATGGTCAACTGTCCGGTTCTccagcgacgggccacagtccggaacctccacaTACGGTCCACAGTCCAGGGTTTCGAGTGACGGTTCCCAGttcggggtctccagcgacgttccccagtccggggtctccagtgacagttcccagtccggggcctccggcgatgatccgcagtccagagcctccagcgatgatccacggtccggttttACAAAGGCGGAGGGATCAGCGTAAGGAGGGGGGGCTGCATCCAGAACTGGAGCCTCCACCGAGTCCTCCCCTATAGATTCAGGTTTGGGGCAGTCCTGTTGTATCAGTCCTGTTGTATCAGTCCTGTTGTATCAGTCCTGTTGTACCAGTCCTGTTGTATCAGTCCTGTTGTATCAGTCCTGTTGTATCTTCTCTGTTGTATCAGTGCTGTTGTATCAGTTCTGTTGTATCAGTCCTGTTGTATCATCTCTGTTGTATCAGTGCTGTTGTATCAGTTCTGTTGTATCAGTACTGTTGTATCAGTTCTGTTGTATCAGTCCTGTTGTATCATCTCTGTTGTATCAGTCCTGTTGTATCAGTTATGTTGTATCAGTCCTGTTGTATCAGTGCTGTTGTATCAGTTCTGTTGTATCAGTCCTGTTGTATCATCTCTGTTGTATCAGTGCTGTTGTATCAGTCCTGTTGTATCATCTCTGTTGTATCATCTCTGTTGTATCAGTGCTGTTATATCATCTCTGTTGTATCATCTCTGTTCTATCAGTCCTGTTGTATCAGTTATGTTGTATCAGTCCTGTTGTATCAGTGCTGTTGTATCAGTTCTGTTGTATCAGTCCTGTTGTATCATCTCTGTTGTATCAGTGCTGTTGTATCAGTCCTGTTGTATCATCTCTGCTGTATCATCTCTGTTGTTTCAGTGCTGTTATATCATCTCTGTTGTATCATCTCTGTTGTATCAGTGCTGTTGTATCAGTCCTGTTGTATCATCTCTGTTGTATCAGTGCTGTTGTATCAGTCCTGTTGTATTATCTCTGTTGTAGCAGTGCTGTTGTATCAGTTCTGTTGTATCAGTCCTGTTGTATCATCTCTGTTGTATCAGTGCTGTTGTATCAGTTCTGTATCTTCTTTTTAAACATTAGGGATCCATTGTAAGTCTAGTGAAGAGAGTTATGTTGAAAGGGACACATCAACCATTTTAAAAAGATGAAGTCTAAGACTGGGATCAGACCAGGCCTAGGTTATATAGACAGAGGGGATCTGAGTACACTCCTAATCTGAGACACTGTGTGAATACGGGCCCATACCTTTTGGAAAGTGAGTTCCTCTGGTTCACTGTCTGTTAGGTTGGAAAGGTCAAATAGTAGCCTGCCGTTTGGTCCAAGGAGAGTTGAATGTGTGTTtggcttacatgctgaccacatcaCCGCGTGCGTCGTTTGCgcaagcattgcaaaataaatgtacacatgcaTGTTATTCAATAATTGCACCCACATGGCATGCGCGCGTCAGCAAGCATCTgcatagccaggcgctaaaatagaacctAGTTCTATTTGTGGCGCTTCATGCGTTGCAAGttccgcctctcccatctcttcattggtttttaggagcatatacccacgtgggtgattgaaagattaactgaggtccacactccagtccagttggtggtggtaatgcaccttaaagttgttTGCCAACCGCCacataaagtccaaagaagaagaagaagcctgaaggaagaGAGATTACTAGACACTAACtaggtttacccttttatctgtggattaattgtcagagtagaggatcttgtgcatttcaggtaaaataacaacccaatgtttatatcccaagatatagctagctatctaaatgtccatgaatgtgtcatgtgtttcgacctgtccccaaattaatgtagttaatatagttagagttcattttgatatttcaacctgtgtgtcctgatcacgtctggtgtgggtggacaaaatcaacatgcccGCGATGACGCACGCGGACGCACATGCGCGAGCAGTGTGATCAGCATGTTAGACGTTGCTGTGTTAGTTATTTCAGCGTTGTCTCAGCATTAGTGTTTCCAAAATGAAGGTAACTTTatcaaaattcccaggttttccagaaatcctggttagaGGATCCCCGGAATTCGGAGAACAACAGAAGGAAATCCGTAAACCTCCAACCACGATTTCTgggaaacctgggaattttgggaactTTTTTTGTCCCTTCTCAGCGTTGTCTCCTGAGGGAGAGCTGGCGTCGGGGGATACAGTAGTCCTCCTGCACCTTGCTGAACGGCTCCTCGCCTGAGctccgcctctcctctcctccagtcacagACTTCCTCCTATCACACACTCCGGCTGTGCTCCCGCTCCGGGGACGCCCCGCATCCAGTCTGCTGGCCACCTTCCAAACAGCCAATCAAAAACAGCATTAGTTTAATGCTTTATGATGACAACAAGGAAGCTGGGAGACTGGGGTCAGGTATCATGCTTCTGGTGTTGTGGACAGGTATCATGCTTCTGGTGTTGTGGACAGGTATCATGCTTCTGGTGTTGGGGTCAGGTATCATGCTTCTGGTGTTGGGGTCAGGTATCATGCTTTCATGGTTTTGGTGGAGCAGGTAATGCCCACGTGGTGGACAGGTATCATGCTTCTGGTGTTGGGGTCAGGTATAATGTTCTGGTGTTGAAAGGTATCATGCTTCTGGTGTTGGTCATGCTTCTGGTGTTAGGGTCAGGTATCATGCTTCTGGTGTGGGGTCAGGTATCATGCTTCTGGTGTGGGGTCAGGTATCATGCTTCTGGTGTTGTGGACAGGTATCAGTCCATGCTTGGTGGTGGGGTTGTGGACAGGTATCATGCTTCTGGTGTTGTGGGTCATGTTTGCCAACTGGTGTTGTGGTCAGGTATCATGCTTCTGGTGTTGTGGACAGGTATCATGCTTCTGCAGGTATCATGCTCTGGTGTTGGGGGTATCAGCTTCTGGTAATGCTTCTGGTGTTGTGGACAGGTAGGGTCAGGTATCATGCTTCTGGTGTGGTGTTGGGGTGGACAGGTCAGGTATCATGCTTCTGGTGTTGGGGTCAGGTATAATGCTTCTGGTGTTGTGGAGGTATCATGCTTCTGGACACTAACTAGGTTTAGGTATCATGCTTCTGGTGTTGGGTCAGGTGGATTAATTGCTTCTGGTGTTGGGGTCAGGTAGGGTGTTGGGGTCATCATGCTTCTGGTGTTGGGGTCAGGTATTTCATGTTTCAAATCAGGAGAACAAGTCAGTGAGTCAGCGTGGTGGGGATATCATCAAGTGTGGTAGTGGGGATTAGCATCACCAGTGTGGTAAATGTCCATCATCATTGTGGTAGTGGGGATTAGCATCATCAGCATGGTCCCCAAATTAAGAGTGTAGTCACCAGTGTGTTGGGGATTAGCATCATCAGTGGTAGTGGGGAGTTCATTAGCATCATCATTGTGGTAGTGGGGATTAGCACTATCAGTGTGTAGTGGGGATTAGCATCATCattgtggtggtggggatgagcatcATCAGCCTGTGGTGGTGGGGATTAGCATCATCAGCGTGGTGGTGGGGATTAGCATCATCAGAGTGGTAGTGGGGATTAGCATCATCAGTGGTAGTGGGGATTAGCATCACCAGTGTGGTAGTGGGGATTAGCATCATCCGGCTGTTGTCTTAGCATCATCAGAGTGGTAGTGGGGATTAGCAAAATGTGTGGTAGTGGGGATTAGCATCAAAATTGTGGTAGTGGGGATTAGCATCATCAGTGTGGTAGTGGGGATTAGCATCAGCGTGGTGGTCCATTAGCATCATCAGAGTGGTAGTGGGGATTAGCATCATCAGGTGGTAGTGGGGATTAGCATCATCCGTGTGGTAGTGGGGATTAGCATCATCATTGTGGTAAGGGGATTAGCACTCATCAGTGTGGTAGTGGGGATTAGCATCATCAGCGTGGTGGTGGGGATTAGCATCATCAGCGTGGTGGTGGGGATTAGCATCATCAGAGTGGTAGTGGGGATTAGCATCATCAGAGTGGTAGT
Coding sequences within it:
- the lnp1 gene encoding leukemia NUP98 fusion partner 1, with amino-acid sequence MCNGGGGVQELQCSHRFHKEVASRLDAGRPRSGSTAGVCDRRKSVTGGEERRSSGEEPFSKVQEDYCIPRRQLSLRRQR